Within the Microbacterium sp. CGR2 genome, the region CCACAGACGGGTCGGTCGTACACCCGGCGAGCGCGATGAGGCCGAAGAGAGCCACCCCTGCGGTGGCGATCTTCATTGATCGACGCATTACTGATCTCCTCTGATTTCTGTGTGATTGGTGCTGGTGGTTGTGAGTTCTGCGGAAGTGAAGTCTGAAGGTTGTGGGCCGTGGGCGCGCCGTGCCCGGAAGGCGACGGCGGAGTAGGCGACGGCGGCGATGATGATGACGCCCTGGACGGCATCGCGGAGGGTCGACGGGACCCCGGCGATGTTGAGCAGCATGAACAGCGCTTCGAGCGCGAAGGCTCCGGCGGCCGCCCCCACGAACCAGCCGCGGCCGCCGCCCAGCACGACGCCGCCGAGGACGACCGCGGTGATCGCGACGAACTCGTAGCCGCGCCCGACCGAGGGGTGCACGCCGGCGTAGCCGACGAGCAGGACGGCGGAGAGTGATGCCGAGAGGGAGGAGATCACGAAGGCGCGGGTGGTCACCCAGGCGCTGCGCGCACCGGCGTAGTCGACGGCCTTGGCGTTGTCGCCGACGGCGATGAGCAGTTTGCCGAGCGGGCGCTTGGTGATCCAGAGGCCGAGGGCCAGCCATGCGATGAGGATGAGGACCGCCCACGGGATGAACTCCAGGAACGGGACATCTCGGATGCCGCCACGACCGATCTCACGGAAGCTGTCCGCCGGGTTGCCGGTGGCCGCTCCGCCGGTCCACCACATCACGCCGCCGAGAAGGGCGAGCATCATGCCGAGCGTGACGATGAACGACGGGACCTTGAGCAGCGTGGTGATCACTCCGTTGACGAGTCCGACCGCCACCCCGATGACGATCATGAGCAGCAGCACGGGCACCGTGCGCGCGTCGTCTTCGCCGACGAGGTTTCCGGCGATGATCACCTGAGCGGTGATGAGCGACCCCTGCGAGAGGTCGAACTCGCCCGCGATGATGACGAAGTACTGTCCGATGGCGACGATCGCGATGGGCGCCACCCGCTGGATGAAGCGCATGAACTGACCCGGTTCGGCGAAGCTCGGGTTCAGGACGGTGATCGCGATGAGCAGGATGACCAGGAGGAGGAAGACCGCTCCGCGAGGACTCACGAGTGTGCGCAGGGCTTTCATGCCCGTCCTCCTTCCGCTGCGGGACCGGTATCGGCGAGCTGTGAGGCGGCGGCCGCCATCTCGGGCTCGGCGGCCTTGGCGGCGTCGTCCCCACCCGTGCGCGTCCCGCCGGCTCCGAAGCGCGGACGGCGCCGGACGATGGCACGCCGACTGTAGATCGCGACGGCGGCGACGATGACGACACCGCGGACGACGTCCTTGAGGAACGGGTTCACCTGCATCACACTCATGACGTTGTCGACGACGGCGAGGATGGCGACACCGCCGATGGTGCCCCAGATCGAGCCCCGACCGCCGAGGAGCAGGGTGCCGCCGAGCACGACGGCGGCGATGGACAGCAGCGCGTATCCGCCCTGTTGTCCGACTGTCGGACTCCCGACGCCGAGACGGCTGGCCAGGAGGAGACCTGCGAGACCGGCGAACACGGAACACAGCACGTGCGCGGTGATGAGCGGCGGGCGCGTCCGGACGCCGGACAGCCGGGCGATCTCGGGATCGCCGCCGACGGCGAACAGATGCACGCCCGTGCGAGTGCGGTTCAGGAGGAACCAGACGACCACGGCGAGGACGATCATGATGATGGTCGACACCGGCACAGGCCCCACGCCGGTCGCGCCGATCAACTGGAACTCCCACGGCACGTTCCCCGCGGACCCCTCGAAGTTGGTGTTGAGGATGCCCTGGAGGATCAGTCCGACGCCGAGCGTCGCGATGAAGCCGTTCACCTTCAGGACCGTCACGATGAGCCCGTTGGCGAGGCCGATCGCGGCACACACCAGGAGTGTGATCGCGACGGCGGCCGGGATGTTCGCCGGATTGCCGTTCATGATCGTCGCGCCGAGAAGGCTCGACAGGCTGATCACGTAGGTGACCGAGAGATCGAGCGAGGCCCCCAGGACGACGAGCGTCTGCCCGATCGCGACGAGCCCGAGAACGCTCATGCCGGTGAGGATGTCGCGGATGTTGCCGGGGCTCAGGAAGTTGCGGCCTTCGGTCGCGACGAGGATGGCGCCGACGATGAGCACGAGGATGAGGATGCCGAGCACGATGACCGTCGAGTCGATCCGCAGACGCTTCATCGGGCACCTCCGTCGGTCGAGCCCGTGGCGGCACCGAGGATCTCGTGCTCGGCGGAACCTGCCGGGAGCTCGGCGACGAGCTCGCCGTCGTGCATGACGAGGATCCGATCGCTCATCCCGATCACCTCCGGAAGCTCACTGGACACCATGAGGACGGCCTTTCCCTGTGCCGCGAGTTCGCGCATGAGCTGATACACGGCGTATTTCGCGCCGACGTCGATGCCTCGGGTCGGCTCGTCGAAGAGCACGATCTGGGGCTGTGTCAGCAGCCACTTGGCGAGGACGACCTTCTGCTGGTTCCCACCCGAAAGGAAACGTGCCTCCTGGTCCAGCCCGCCCGCGCTGATCTCGAGCGAGCTGAGCACCCCCGGCACTTCTCTGCGGGCGGCGGAGGTGCGTCCGGTGAAGACGCTTCGAACGACCAGGAGTGCGTTGTCGAGCACGGACTGTCCGAGCGCGAGCCCCTGTGCTTTGCGGTCCTCCGACACCAGGGCGAGGCCCGCGCGGACAGCGGAGCGAGCGCTGGTGATGCGCACGGGAGACCCGTCGATGCGCATCGCGCCGCGGGTGAAGGCCTGGATGCCGAAGGCACCCTCGACGAGTTCCGTGCGGCCGGAGCCCTGGAGCCCCGCGATCCCGACGATCTCGCCCGCACGCAGTGTCAGGGACACCCCGTCGACGTAGGCATTGCCGCACCCCTCGAGCTGCAGTCGGGGCTCGCCGACGGTCGTGCCTTCCACCGCATCCGGGAAATACGACTGGATCGACCGGCCCACCATCCGCCGCACCAGTTCGTCCGTGGTCAGCTCAGCAGTCTCGTCGGTGGAGACCAGTGCACCATCCTTGAGGATCGTGATCCGGTCGCAGAGGTCGAAGATCTCTTTCAGGCGGTGCGACACGTAGATCACGGCGACGCCCCGGGAGGTGAGTCGGCGGATGATCGCGTAGAGCAGTTCGACCTCGCGGTCGCTGAGAGCGGCGGTCGGCTCGTCCATCGAGATCACCTGCGCGTCGAAGGACAGCGCCTTCACGATCTCGACGATCTGCTGCTCCGCCACTGTCAGGGAGCCCACGCGCGACTGTGGATCGATGAAGGAGACGCCCAGGTCGGTGAGCAGCTCGGCGGTCCTGGTGTTCATCGCCCGCTGGTCGACGAAGCCGGCACGACGCGGCTCGCGGCCGAGATAGACGTTCTGCGCCACCGTGCGTTCGGGGAGCAGCGTGAACTCCTGGAAGACGGTCACGATGCCGGCGTCCATCGCCTGTCGCGGATGCGCGTGATGCACCTCTTCCCCCTGATAGGTCACGGCGCCCTCGTCGGTCGGCTGCACACCGGCGATGATCTTCATCAGCGTGGACTTGCCCGCCCCGTTCTCGCCCACGAGACCGTGCACCTCGCCGGGTCGCACATCGAAATCGATGCCCTTGAGCACCTCGACCCCGAAGAACGACTTGCGGATGCCGCTCACGGCGAGCACCGCCTGCGTCGTGGTCGCCGTCATGCCATCACCTTCACCCATCGTCCGTCGTGTGCTGCCGAATCGAGGACCGCCTCCGTCAGGACGGCCGAGCGGTATCCGTCTTCGAAGGTCGGCAGACCTTCGGGATGCTCCCCGCGTGTGGCCGCGTAGACGTCGGCCACGAATCCGTTGAAGGCGTCCTGGTAGCCCATGGCATGTCCTGCCGGCACCCGCTGCAGGCGGGCCGACGCCGGGTCGGATGACGACGGGTCCCGCAGCAGCAATCGAGACTCGGCGCGCATGCCGATCCAGAGTTCTTCCGGCCGCTCCTGTTCGAAGCGCACGGTCTGCTGGGAGCCGTGCAACTCCAGCGTCAGCGCGTTCTTGCGCCCCGCCGCCATCTGGGAGATGAGCAGCGTGCCCAGCGCGCCCGACGTCGTCTCCACCAGCACCGCGACGATGTCCTCCGTGTCGACCTCGTGTCCGGCCCGCTCGGAGAAGACCCGGCGGGTTCGAGCGCTGAGAGACCGGATGCGCTCGCCGATCACGAACTCGATGAGGTCGCACAGATGCGAGCCGATGTCGGCGAACGCCCGAGAGGCCCCCCCGGATGCGGAGCGCACGCGCCAGTCGTCATCCGTGGGAAGGAGCATCCAGTCCTGAAGGTAGGAGCAGTCGAGGGTGAGGAGTTGGCCGATGTCGCCGCGCGCCACTCGCGCCTTGGCTTCGCGCACCATCGGGTGGTAGCGGTAGACGAAGGGGACGGCGCCGACGAGGTCGTGTTCCCGGGCGGCGTCGGCGAGCTTCTGCGCGTCGCGGGCGCTCGTCGCCAGCGGCTTCTCGCAGACCACGTGCTTGCCGGCGTGGAGGGCGCGGAGGGCGAGGTCGGCGTGCGTCGCATTGGGCGTGCAGATGTGCACGACATCGATGTCTGCCGCATCGAGCAGTGCGGCCGCGTCGCGCTCGGCCCGGTCTGCGCCGAGAGCACGCGCGGCATCGCGGCCTCCGGCGGCGGAGCGGGTCGCGACGGCGCGCAGTTCGCCGCCGGCGTCACGCGCCGCTGTGCGGTGTACCCGCGCCATGAATCCTCCGCCGAGGATACCCGCTCGGATCGTTCCGAGACGGGTGTCTGTGACATCCGTTGTCATGTCGGCGAGTCTGACACACCGGCCGACACTTTTGCTAGCTCTTCGTCAAAAGTTGTTTGTAACGAATTCGAAGTCAATCGGCAGGACTCCGAAGTGCTGTGGTTTACTGACGCAATGGTTGACGTTCTGCGCGCTGTCGCGGCGACGAGTCCCGGAGCCGGTGAGATCTTCCAGATCCTCCGCGACGGCCACGCACGCACCAAAGCCGAGCTGGCCGCTCTCACCGGCCTCGCCCGCTCGACCGTGTCGTCACGCGTCGACGCACTGCTCGCGGCCGACCTCCTCCGCCCCGCAGGCGAAGCCGCGTCGACCGGCGGTCGCCCTCCGGCCCGTGTGGCGTTCAACCCTCGCGCCGGACTGGTCCTCGCCGTCGACCTCGGCGCAACCCATGCCACGGTCGCCGTCGCCGACCTGGCGGGAGTCATCCTCGACGCGCGCACCCGCACGATCGACATCAGCGACGGTCCGGAGATCCTCCTCGACACGATGCTCGCGGAGGGCACGGCACTGCTCGGCGCACCGGCCGCCGCCGAGTTGCCGCTCCTCGGGATCGGCATCGGCGTGCCTGGCCCGGTCGAGCACTCCACGGGCCGACCGACCAACCCGCCGATCATGCCCGGCTGGGACCGGTTCGACATCCCCGGCCACGTGCAGCAGACCCTCGACGTCCCCGTGCTCGTCGACAACGACGTCAACATCCTGGCCCTCGGAGAGCAGGCGACGAGCTGGCCTCAGGTCGACGACCTGATCTTCGTCAAGGTGTCGACCGGCATCGGCGCCGGCATCATCGCCGGCGGACAGCTGCAACGCGGCGCCCAGGGCTCCGCCGGCGACATGGGTCACGTCCAGGTGCCCACCGCGGCCGATTCCGCACGCGAGCCCGGCGACGAACGCGACCTCGAGGCTCTCGCCAGCGGATCCGCCCTCGCGGTCGCCCTGCAGAACGACGGCCACGAGGCGCACAGCGCCTCGGACGTCGTCGATCTGGTGCGTTCGGGCAACGCCGCCGCCATCGAGGCCACACGTCAGGCGGGCCGTGACGTGGGCGAGGTGCTGGCCACCGTCGTCAACCTGCTGAACCCCTCGATCATCGTGCTCGGAGGGAGCATCGCGCGCGCCGGCGAGCATCTGCTCGCCGGCGTGCGCGAGGTCGTCTATCGCCGCTCCATCCCGCTGGCGACACAGCACCTCGCCATCGTGCAGTCACAGGCGGGCGACCGCGCCGCCGTGCTGGGTGCGGCCATCATGGTCGCCCGCGAGGTGCTCTCACCGGCGAACGTCGATCGCCATCTCGCCGATTCTCAGAGCGTGGCCTCGAAAGGGTCGAAGTCCGCGTCGATGGCGCCGACCTGATCGAGCGTGCTCTCCACGGCGACGAAGCTGCGGGCTTCCGCCGCCTCCTCGATCGACAGCAGCGTGTCGAGCACGTGGTACCCGAACTCGCCGGTCGCGACATGCGGACGATCGGCCGCGATCGAGCGTGCCATGTCGAGCAGCCCGACACCGCGCCCGGAGAGCACGCCCTCCTGGGCCACATCGACGATCTCCTGCTCGATCGGCTCCGGCGGGACGAAGAGCCGTCGCAGCGGACGGGTGATCGAGATCGCTCCCCCGAACGTGTTCGGGTCGGGGATGACGATCGTGCCCTCGGTTCCGGTGATCTCCACGATCCCCTGGCGGAGCATCGGCGAATCCGTGCTGTAGAGGCTCTGCGCCTGGCCGCCGCCTTCGAAGTCCATCAGCACGCTGAGCGTCGACGGGATCTCGACGGGGAACTCCTGGCCGGCCAGCTCGCCGACCTGCACCCGTCTGGTCGGTGTCCCCTGCAGCCCGAGCGCCGCCACGGAGGCGACAGGACCGAACACGTGCACGAGCGCCGACACGTAGTACGGGCCCATGTCGAGGAGCGGGCCCGCACCCTTGGCGTAGAGGAAGGACGGGTTCGGGTGGAAGATCTCCGGACCCTGCCACTGGAAGGTCGTCTGCGCGAACAGCGGGCGGCCGATGTCGCCGCGCGCGATCGCCCGCTTGGCCGTCTGCACGCCGGGCCCGAGCACGGTGTCGGGTGCCACGCCGACACGAAGGCCCGCCGCATCCGCCGTCTGCAGCAGCCGGCGCGACTCCTCCCGACTGACACCGATCGGCTTCTCCGTCCAGACGTGCTTGCCCGCGGCGATGATCGCCTCGGAGACCTCCACGTGCACGGCGGGGATGGTGAGGTTCACGACGATGTCGATCGAGGGGTCGTCGAGCACGGTGGCGACTCCGCCGGCACGCGGCACGCCGTACTTCTCGGCCTGTGCCTTCGCACGCTCCTCGATCAGGTCACCGATCGCGACGACACGCACGTCGGGGAACGTGGTGAGGTTCGACAGGTACTGGTCGCTGATGTTCCCCGCGCCGATGATGCCGACGCCGACGGGGCCCGTTCCGATCGCCATCAGCGTGCCACCTTCTCGTCGAGGTAGACACGGCTGCGCTCGATGGCGTCGAACAGGTCGCCGTCGTAGTGGTCGAATTCGACGATGGCGAGTTCGAGGGCGGATGCCGCGGCGATGGCATCGACCAGGGGCACGGAGCCTTCGCCCGCAGCGACCTGGTCGGCGGGCGGATAGGCGCCGGCGAGCGCCGGGTCGAGAGTTCCGTCCTTCGCGTGCACGGCGATGACCCGGCTCCCGAGACGCTCGAGGAGCGCCACCGGGTCGACACCGCCGCGGGCGACCCAGTACAGGTCGACCTCGAGCACGACGTGCTCGTCGAGGAGGCCCGCCAGGACCTCGAGCCCGGTGACACCGTCGAATCGGGCCTCCAGCTCGTGCGCGTGATTGTGGTAGCCGACGCGCACCCCCATTTCGGCGCCGACCTCGGCGGCGGCGTTGAGCAGCCGGGCGGTCTCCTCGATCTGTGCGACCGACTCCCAGCGCGCAGGCTCGGTGTAAGGGTCGATCACCGTGGTCATGCCGAGCACCTTCGCGGCGGCGAACACCTCGGCGGGCGAGGGCACCGGCAGAGTCGTACCGCTGCCGTCGGGGTTGACGAACGAGGTCGATGCCAGGAAGGCGTGTCCCGAGGGCGCGGTGAGTCCGACTGCGGACAGCGCGGCGGCCATGGGCTCCGCCCGGCGGACGAAGTCGTACGGCTCGACGGCGGTGAAGCCACGACCCGCGACCGCGGCGAGCGCTCCGTCGAGGTCGGCTTCCAACTCGTCCTTGATCGTGAACAGCTGCAGGGAGGTCTGAATCGTCATGTGAGCACGATAACATCAGATACCTCCACGCGGAAGTTTTCATTCGGTAGACTCCTGCCATGCCCGACGACGACGATCTCCCCCGCCAGCGCGGTGCCTACGCCAAGGGCATCGCCCGACGTCAGGAGATTCTCGACCGGGCCATCGAAGTGTTCGCCGAGCGCGGCTCCGACCGCACCAGCCTGCGCGCGATCGCCCGCGAAGTGGGCGTCACCCACGCAGCGCTCACCCACTATTTCGGTTCTCTGGAAGAGCTTCTCGTCGCCGTGTACGCCGAGAGCAACGCCCCGGCCCACCGCGCCGAGACGCAGCTCCGTGACGCGACTCCGGTGGAGCAGATGATCGAATCCGCCCGGACCAACCGCGAGGTGCCCGGTCTCGTGCAGCTGTACTCCATGCTGGTCGCCTCGGCTCTCGAAGAGGGACACCCCGTCGCGCGCGAGTTCGCGACGACCCGGTTCGCCCGCCTTCGCGCCGACATCGCCGCATCGGTCAAGGAACAGCAGGACCGCGGCCGGATTCGAGCCGACGCGGAGCCGGATGCTGTCGCGGCACTCGTCGTGGCCGCATCCGACGGCCTGCAGACCCAGTGGCTCCTCGACGACGCGGCGCCCCAGCACGAAGCCCTGGCGCTCCTCGACCGCCTGCTGCGTCCGCCCGGATAGGCTCGGACACGTGACGCCCGTGCCGCAATCCCCGTACGCGAGGGCGCTCGGAGCGCGCGTGGACGACCTGCATCCACGGCTGCAGGCGTACTTCCGGACGATCCCCGACGACTCGGTCGGCGTCGGCGAGGGAGTCTTCGATCGTGTCGGCACGCCGCGGCGCTGGCTCTGGCCGGTGCTTCGGATGCTGGAGCGCCGAGGAGTGGTCGCCGCCGGATGGGAGCAGGATGTTCCGTTCCGGGTGGAGAACAGGACGATCGCCTCACGCGCGATCGCTGAACGCACCTTCCACCTGACGCGTGGGCCGTGGGTGATGCGCGACGCGGTCGCCCTCACCCGCCACGGTCGCATCGTCGACGAACTCGGGGAGCCCGGGGTCGTCGCCGCGTGCTTCGATGTCGACATCGACGAAGGAGCCCTGCGCCTGACGAGCCGCGCCATCGGCATCCGGCTCTGGCGCTTGCGACTCCGCGTGCCGCGGCTGGTCTCCCCCGTCGTCCGCCTCACCGAAAGGTTCGACGATGCCGACGAGCGCCAGCATGTCGCGCTGACCATCGACGCGCCGATCATCGGCCGTGTCTACGAGTACAGCGGCAGCTTCCGCTACCGCATCGAGCATGCCACCGAGCAGGGAGCAGGACGATGAGTGCAGGTCGGGTCGTCATCGGTGGGTCCACAGGATTCATGGGCCGGTATCTCGCGCCCCGCCTGCGAGCCGACGGCCGCGCGGTCGTCACGATCTCACGCTCCGGCGCCGACATCCGCTGGG harbors:
- a CDS encoding ABC transporter permease: MKRLRIDSTVIVLGILILVLIVGAILVATEGRNFLSPGNIRDILTGMSVLGLVAIGQTLVVLGASLDLSVTYVISLSSLLGATIMNGNPANIPAAVAITLLVCAAIGLANGLIVTVLKVNGFIATLGVGLILQGILNTNFEGSAGNVPWEFQLIGATGVGPVPVSTIIMIVLAVVVWFLLNRTRTGVHLFAVGGDPEIARLSGVRTRPPLITAHVLCSVFAGLAGLLLASRLGVGSPTVGQQGGYALLSIAAVVLGGTLLLGGRGSIWGTIGGVAILAVVDNVMSVMQVNPFLKDVVRGVVIVAAVAIYSRRAIVRRRPRFGAGGTRTGGDDAAKAAEPEMAAAASQLADTGPAAEGGRA
- a CDS encoding sugar ABC transporter ATP-binding protein gives rise to the protein MTATTTQAVLAVSGIRKSFFGVEVLKGIDFDVRPGEVHGLVGENGAGKSTLMKIIAGVQPTDEGAVTYQGEEVHHAHPRQAMDAGIVTVFQEFTLLPERTVAQNVYLGREPRRAGFVDQRAMNTRTAELLTDLGVSFIDPQSRVGSLTVAEQQIVEIVKALSFDAQVISMDEPTAALSDREVELLYAIIRRLTSRGVAVIYVSHRLKEIFDLCDRITILKDGALVSTDETAELTTDELVRRMVGRSIQSYFPDAVEGTTVGEPRLQLEGCGNAYVDGVSLTLRAGEIVGIAGLQGSGRTELVEGAFGIQAFTRGAMRIDGSPVRITSARSAVRAGLALVSEDRKAQGLALGQSVLDNALLVVRSVFTGRTSAARREVPGVLSSLEISAGGLDQEARFLSGGNQQKVVLAKWLLTQPQIVLFDEPTRGIDVGAKYAVYQLMRELAAQGKAVLMVSSELPEVIGMSDRILVMHDGELVAELPAGSAEHEILGAATGSTDGGAR
- a CDS encoding ROK family transcriptional regulator is translated as MVDVLRAVAATSPGAGEIFQILRDGHARTKAELAALTGLARSTVSSRVDALLAADLLRPAGEAASTGGRPPARVAFNPRAGLVLAVDLGATHATVAVADLAGVILDARTRTIDISDGPEILLDTMLAEGTALLGAPAAAELPLLGIGIGVPGPVEHSTGRPTNPPIMPGWDRFDIPGHVQQTLDVPVLVDNDVNILALGEQATSWPQVDDLIFVKVSTGIGAGIIAGGQLQRGAQGSAGDMGHVQVPTAADSAREPGDERDLEALASGSALAVALQNDGHEAHSASDVVDLVRSGNAAAIEATRQAGRDVGEVLATVVNLLNPSIIVLGGSIARAGEHLLAGVREVVYRRSIPLATQHLAIVQSQAGDRAAVLGAAIMVAREVLSPANVDRHLADSQSVASKGSKSASMAPT
- a CDS encoding DUF4166 domain-containing protein, with protein sequence MTPVPQSPYARALGARVDDLHPRLQAYFRTIPDDSVGVGEGVFDRVGTPRRWLWPVLRMLERRGVVAAGWEQDVPFRVENRTIASRAIAERTFHLTRGPWVMRDAVALTRHGRIVDELGEPGVVAACFDVDIDEGALRLTSRAIGIRLWRLRLRVPRLVSPVVRLTERFDDADERQHVALTIDAPIIGRVYEYSGSFRYRIEHATEQGAGR
- a CDS encoding Gfo/Idh/MocA family protein, with amino-acid sequence MAIGTGPVGVGIIGAGNISDQYLSNLTTFPDVRVVAIGDLIEERAKAQAEKYGVPRAGGVATVLDDPSIDIVVNLTIPAVHVEVSEAIIAAGKHVWTEKPIGVSREESRRLLQTADAAGLRVGVAPDTVLGPGVQTAKRAIARGDIGRPLFAQTTFQWQGPEIFHPNPSFLYAKGAGPLLDMGPYYVSALVHVFGPVASVAALGLQGTPTRRVQVGELAGQEFPVEIPSTLSVLMDFEGGGQAQSLYSTDSPMLRQGIVEITGTEGTIVIPDPNTFGGAISITRPLRRLFVPPEPIEQEIVDVAQEGVLSGRGVGLLDMARSIAADRPHVATGEFGYHVLDTLLSIEEAAEARSFVAVESTLDQVGAIDADFDPFEATL
- a CDS encoding Gfo/Idh/MocA family protein, with translation MTTDVTDTRLGTIRAGILGGGFMARVHRTAARDAGGELRAVATRSAAGGRDAARALGADRAERDAAALLDAADIDVVHICTPNATHADLALRALHAGKHVVCEKPLATSARDAQKLADAAREHDLVGAVPFVYRYHPMVREAKARVARGDIGQLLTLDCSYLQDWMLLPTDDDWRVRSASGGASRAFADIGSHLCDLIEFVIGERIRSLSARTRRVFSERAGHEVDTEDIVAVLVETTSGALGTLLISQMAAGRKNALTLELHGSQQTVRFEQERPEELWIGMRAESRLLLRDPSSSDPASARLQRVPAGHAMGYQDAFNGFVADVYAATRGEHPEGLPTFEDGYRSAVLTEAVLDSAAHDGRWVKVMA
- a CDS encoding sugar phosphate isomerase/epimerase, whose product is MTIQTSLQLFTIKDELEADLDGALAAVAGRGFTAVEPYDFVRRAEPMAAALSAVGLTAPSGHAFLASTSFVNPDGSGTTLPVPSPAEVFAAAKVLGMTTVIDPYTEPARWESVAQIEETARLLNAAAEVGAEMGVRVGYHNHAHELEARFDGVTGLEVLAGLLDEHVVLEVDLYWVARGGVDPVALLERLGSRVIAVHAKDGTLDPALAGAYPPADQVAAGEGSVPLVDAIAAASALELAIVEFDHYDGDLFDAIERSRVYLDEKVAR
- a CDS encoding ABC transporter permease — its product is MKALRTLVSPRGAVFLLLVILLIAITVLNPSFAEPGQFMRFIQRVAPIAIVAIGQYFVIIAGEFDLSQGSLITAQVIIAGNLVGEDDARTVPVLLLMIVIGVAVGLVNGVITTLLKVPSFIVTLGMMLALLGGVMWWTGGAATGNPADSFREIGRGGIRDVPFLEFIPWAVLILIAWLALGLWITKRPLGKLLIAVGDNAKAVDYAGARSAWVTTRAFVISSLSASLSAVLLVGYAGVHPSVGRGYEFVAITAVVLGGVVLGGGRGWFVGAAAGAFALEALFMLLNIAGVPSTLRDAVQGVIIIAAVAYSAVAFRARRAHGPQPSDFTSAELTTTSTNHTEIRGDQ
- a CDS encoding TetR/AcrR family transcriptional regulator gives rise to the protein MPDDDDLPRQRGAYAKGIARRQEILDRAIEVFAERGSDRTSLRAIAREVGVTHAALTHYFGSLEELLVAVYAESNAPAHRAETQLRDATPVEQMIESARTNREVPGLVQLYSMLVASALEEGHPVAREFATTRFARLRADIAASVKEQQDRGRIRADAEPDAVAALVVAASDGLQTQWLLDDAAPQHEALALLDRLLRPPG